One Felis catus isolate Fca126 chromosome D1, F.catus_Fca126_mat1.0, whole genome shotgun sequence DNA segment encodes these proteins:
- the MAPK8IP1 gene encoding C-Jun-amino-terminal kinase-interacting protein 1 isoform X2, whose amino-acid sequence MKLVPKMDSSPDNDSWLEDQWERWLTHDISLEEFEDEDLSEITEECGISLQCKDTLSLRPPRAGLLSGGGGSAGSRLQAEMLQMDLIDAAGDTPGAEDDDEEEERAARRPGAGPPEAEPRQEPAPRGQGQGQGSGDTYRPKRPTTLNLFPQVPRSQDTLNNNSLGKKHSWQDRVSRSSSPLKTGEQTPPHEHICLSDELPPPSSPATTKDRGTSTDSPCRRSAATQMAPPGGPPAAPPSSRGHSHRDRIHYQADVRLEATEEIYLTPVQRPPDPAEPTSAFLPPAESRMSVSSDPDPAAYPSTAGRPHPSISEEDEGFDCLSSPERAEPPGGGWRGSLGEPPPPPRASLSSDTSALSYDSVKYTLVVDEHAQLELVSLRPCFGDYSDESDSATVYDNCASASSPYESAIGEEYEEAPRPRPAACLSEDSTPDEPDVHFSKKFLNVFMSGRSRSSSAESFGLFSCVINGEEQEQTHRAIFRFVPRHEDELELEVDDPLLVELQAEDYWYEAYNMRTGARGVFPAYYAIEVTKEPEHMAALTKNSDWVDQFRVKFLGSVQVPYHKGNDVLCAAMQKIATTRRLTVHFNPPSSCVLEISVRGVKIGVKADDSQEAKGNKCSHFFQLKNISFCGYHPKNNKYFGFITKHPADHRFACHVFVSEESTKALAESVGRAFQQFYKQFVEYTCPTEDIYLE is encoded by the exons ATGAAGCTGGTGCCGAAGATGGATTCGAGCCCAGACAATGACAGCTGGTTGGAGGACCAGTGGGAGCGCTG GCTCACCCACGACATCAGCTTGGAGGAGTTTGAGGATGAAGACCTCTCAGAGATCACCGAGGAGTGTGGCATCAGCCTGCAGTGCAAAGACACCCTGTCCTTGCGG CCCCCGCGCGCCGGGCTGCTGTCTGGGGGCGGCGGCAGCGCGGGGAGCCGGCTGCAGGCCGAGATGCTGCAGATGGACCTGATCGACGCGGCGGGGGACACTCCCGGAGCCGAGGACGACGACGAGGAGGAGGAGCGCGCGGCGCGGCGGCCGGGAGCGGGGCCGCCTGAGGCCGAGCCCCGCCAAGAGCCGGCGCCCCgcggccagggccagggccagggcagtGGGGACACATATCGGCCCAAGCGGCCCACCACGCTCAACCTCTTCCCGCAGGTGCCGCGGTCTCAG GACACACTGAATAATAATTCTCTGGGCAAGAAGCACAGTTGGCAGGATCGGGTGTCTCGATCATCCTCACCCCTGAAGACAG GGGAGCAGACGCCGCCACATGAACACATCTGCCTGAGCGATGAGCTGCCGCCCCCCAGCAGCCCCGCCACCACCAAGGATCGAGGCACCTCCACCGACAGCCCTTGCCGCCGCAGCGCCGCCACACAGATGGCACCTCCCGGTGGCCCCCCCGCTGCCCCACCGAGCAGCCGCGGCCACTCGCACCGAGACCGCATCCACTACCAGGCGGACGTGCGGCTAGAGGCCACCGAGGAGATCTACCTGACGCCGGTGCAGAGGCCCCCGGACCCTGCAGAGCCCACCTCCGCCTTCCTGCCGCCGGCTGAGAGCCGGATGTCGGTCAGCTCCGATCCAGACCCTGCCGCCTACCCCTCCACTGCAGGGCGGCCGCACCCCTCCATCAGTGAGGAGGACGAGGGCTTCGACTGCTTGTCGTCTCCAGAGCGGGCCGAGCCCCCGGGCGGAGGGTGGCGGGGGAGCCTGGGGGAGCCACCGCCGCCTCCGCGGGCCTCGCTGAGCTCGGACACCAGCGCCCTGTCCTACGACTCGGTCAAGTACACGCTGGTGGTGGACGAGCACGCGCAGCTGGAGCTGGTGAGCCTGCGGCCGTGCTTCGGAGACTACAGCGACGAGAGCGACTCGGCCACCGTCTATGACAACTGCGCCTCTGCCTCCTCGCCCTATGAGTCAGCCATTGGGGAGGAATATGAGGAGGCCCCCCGGCCGCGGCCCGCTGCCTGCCTCTCCGAGGACTCCACGCCCGACGAGCCCGACGTCCACTTCTCCAAGAAGTTCCTGAACGTCTTCATGAGTGGCCGCTCTCGCTCCTCCA GTGCGGAGTCCTTCGGGCTCTTCTCCTGTGTCATCAACggggaggagcaggagcagaCACACCGGGCCATATTCAG GTTTGTGCCTCGACATGAAGACGAACTTGAGCTGGAGGTGGATGACCCGTTGCTGGTGGAGCTGCAGGCCGAGGACTACTGGTATGAGGCCTACAATATGCGCACAGGCGCCCGGGGCGTCTTTCCCGCCTACTATGCCATCGAGGTCACCAAGGAGCCTGAACACATGGCAG CCCTGACCAAGAACAGCGACTGGGTGGACCAGTTCCGGGTGAAGTTCCTGGGCTCCGTCCAGGTCCCCTATCACAAGGGCAACGACGTGCTCTGTGCTGCTATGCAAAAG ATCGCCACCACCCGCCGGCTCACCGTGCACTTTAACCCGCCATCCAGCTGCGTCCTGGAGATCAGCGTGCGGGGTGTGAAGATAGGCGTCAAGGCTGATGACTCCCAGGAGGCCAAG GGGAATAAATGTAGCCACTTTTTCCAGTTAAAAAACATCTCTTTCTGTGGATACCATCCAAAGAACAACAA GTACTTTGGGTTCATCACCAAGCACCCTGCTGACCACCGGTTTGCCTGCCACGTCTTTGTGTCCGAGGAGTCCACCAAAGCCCTGGCGGAATCCGTGGG GAGAGCGTTCCAGCAATTCTACAAGCAGTTCGTGGAGTACACCTGCCCCACGGAAGACATCTACCTGGAGTAG
- the MAPK8IP1 gene encoding C-Jun-amino-terminal kinase-interacting protein 1 isoform X1 — MAERESGGLGGGAASPPAASPFLGLHIASPPNFRLTHDISLEEFEDEDLSEITEECGISLQCKDTLSLRPPRAGLLSGGGGSAGSRLQAEMLQMDLIDAAGDTPGAEDDDEEEERAARRPGAGPPEAEPRQEPAPRGQGQGQGSGDTYRPKRPTTLNLFPQVPRSQDTLNNNSLGKKHSWQDRVSRSSSPLKTGEQTPPHEHICLSDELPPPSSPATTKDRGTSTDSPCRRSAATQMAPPGGPPAAPPSSRGHSHRDRIHYQADVRLEATEEIYLTPVQRPPDPAEPTSAFLPPAESRMSVSSDPDPAAYPSTAGRPHPSISEEDEGFDCLSSPERAEPPGGGWRGSLGEPPPPPRASLSSDTSALSYDSVKYTLVVDEHAQLELVSLRPCFGDYSDESDSATVYDNCASASSPYESAIGEEYEEAPRPRPAACLSEDSTPDEPDVHFSKKFLNVFMSGRSRSSSAESFGLFSCVINGEEQEQTHRAIFRFVPRHEDELELEVDDPLLVELQAEDYWYEAYNMRTGARGVFPAYYAIEVTKEPEHMAALTKNSDWVDQFRVKFLGSVQVPYHKGNDVLCAAMQKIATTRRLTVHFNPPSSCVLEISVRGVKIGVKADDSQEAKGNKCSHFFQLKNISFCGYHPKNNKYFGFITKHPADHRFACHVFVSEESTKALAESVGRAFQQFYKQFVEYTCPTEDIYLE; from the exons GCTCACCCACGACATCAGCTTGGAGGAGTTTGAGGATGAAGACCTCTCAGAGATCACCGAGGAGTGTGGCATCAGCCTGCAGTGCAAAGACACCCTGTCCTTGCGG CCCCCGCGCGCCGGGCTGCTGTCTGGGGGCGGCGGCAGCGCGGGGAGCCGGCTGCAGGCCGAGATGCTGCAGATGGACCTGATCGACGCGGCGGGGGACACTCCCGGAGCCGAGGACGACGACGAGGAGGAGGAGCGCGCGGCGCGGCGGCCGGGAGCGGGGCCGCCTGAGGCCGAGCCCCGCCAAGAGCCGGCGCCCCgcggccagggccagggccagggcagtGGGGACACATATCGGCCCAAGCGGCCCACCACGCTCAACCTCTTCCCGCAGGTGCCGCGGTCTCAG GACACACTGAATAATAATTCTCTGGGCAAGAAGCACAGTTGGCAGGATCGGGTGTCTCGATCATCCTCACCCCTGAAGACAG GGGAGCAGACGCCGCCACATGAACACATCTGCCTGAGCGATGAGCTGCCGCCCCCCAGCAGCCCCGCCACCACCAAGGATCGAGGCACCTCCACCGACAGCCCTTGCCGCCGCAGCGCCGCCACACAGATGGCACCTCCCGGTGGCCCCCCCGCTGCCCCACCGAGCAGCCGCGGCCACTCGCACCGAGACCGCATCCACTACCAGGCGGACGTGCGGCTAGAGGCCACCGAGGAGATCTACCTGACGCCGGTGCAGAGGCCCCCGGACCCTGCAGAGCCCACCTCCGCCTTCCTGCCGCCGGCTGAGAGCCGGATGTCGGTCAGCTCCGATCCAGACCCTGCCGCCTACCCCTCCACTGCAGGGCGGCCGCACCCCTCCATCAGTGAGGAGGACGAGGGCTTCGACTGCTTGTCGTCTCCAGAGCGGGCCGAGCCCCCGGGCGGAGGGTGGCGGGGGAGCCTGGGGGAGCCACCGCCGCCTCCGCGGGCCTCGCTGAGCTCGGACACCAGCGCCCTGTCCTACGACTCGGTCAAGTACACGCTGGTGGTGGACGAGCACGCGCAGCTGGAGCTGGTGAGCCTGCGGCCGTGCTTCGGAGACTACAGCGACGAGAGCGACTCGGCCACCGTCTATGACAACTGCGCCTCTGCCTCCTCGCCCTATGAGTCAGCCATTGGGGAGGAATATGAGGAGGCCCCCCGGCCGCGGCCCGCTGCCTGCCTCTCCGAGGACTCCACGCCCGACGAGCCCGACGTCCACTTCTCCAAGAAGTTCCTGAACGTCTTCATGAGTGGCCGCTCTCGCTCCTCCA GTGCGGAGTCCTTCGGGCTCTTCTCCTGTGTCATCAACggggaggagcaggagcagaCACACCGGGCCATATTCAG GTTTGTGCCTCGACATGAAGACGAACTTGAGCTGGAGGTGGATGACCCGTTGCTGGTGGAGCTGCAGGCCGAGGACTACTGGTATGAGGCCTACAATATGCGCACAGGCGCCCGGGGCGTCTTTCCCGCCTACTATGCCATCGAGGTCACCAAGGAGCCTGAACACATGGCAG CCCTGACCAAGAACAGCGACTGGGTGGACCAGTTCCGGGTGAAGTTCCTGGGCTCCGTCCAGGTCCCCTATCACAAGGGCAACGACGTGCTCTGTGCTGCTATGCAAAAG ATCGCCACCACCCGCCGGCTCACCGTGCACTTTAACCCGCCATCCAGCTGCGTCCTGGAGATCAGCGTGCGGGGTGTGAAGATAGGCGTCAAGGCTGATGACTCCCAGGAGGCCAAG GGGAATAAATGTAGCCACTTTTTCCAGTTAAAAAACATCTCTTTCTGTGGATACCATCCAAAGAACAACAA GTACTTTGGGTTCATCACCAAGCACCCTGCTGACCACCGGTTTGCCTGCCACGTCTTTGTGTCCGAGGAGTCCACCAAAGCCCTGGCGGAATCCGTGGG GAGAGCGTTCCAGCAATTCTACAAGCAGTTCGTGGAGTACACCTGCCCCACGGAAGACATCTACCTGGAGTAG
- the CD1H11orf94 gene encoding uncharacterized protein C11orf94 homolog has translation MVLAMLGALYPRAGLSLFLLDLVLAAALLGPQPPRPQRSVPEEFSGPLELSQPFSGLVDDYGIRPKHPWPRGPRPLLSQAQQRKRDGPDMAEYYYDAHL, from the exons ATGGTTCTTGCCATGCTGGGGGCTCTGTACCCCAGGGCCGGGCTGAGCCTCTTCCTCCTGGACCTCGTCTTGGCAGCCGCACTCCTCGGCCCCCAGCCACCGAG GCCTCAGCGATCTGTTCCTGAAGAATTTTCAGGCCCTCTAGAACTCTCGCAGCCATTTTCCGGCCTGGTGGATG ACTATGGGATTCGACCCAAGCATCCCTGGCCGCGAGGGCCTCGACCCCTGCTCTCCCAGGCCCAGCAGCGCAAGCGGGACGGGCCAGACATGGCAGAGTATTACTACGACGCACACCTGTGA